Below is a window of Arabidopsis thaliana chromosome 2, partial sequence DNA.
AGAAGGCAAATCATCAACACTCTCAAACAATTGAGGACCATCTCTATCAGTCCATAAATCAAATCCACCAGGTTTCTGAAACCGATCCGCGAGTACTTTAACTTGCTCATCAGCACAAACTGAGAATAGATTCGGTGGTTTATGAATCGGTTCCCATGGTCGTTCTAGCTCAGCCACCGCCGCTTTTAGCTCGGCGCGTTTTCGCATCTCGTAGATCTGACGTTCTCTGCATAACCTTGCTTTGAGAagctgtttctgtttcttcgcTTGCATCCTTTTCCATTGCCATTTTGATACACCGCCGGGGAAAGTTCTCGGACCACCGCCCATACGGATGACTGTTGATTTCCGTGGCTGTGTTGGAGAGGGTTTGAGAGATAGGAGAGAGAGCTTTGAT
It encodes the following:
- the emb1513 gene encoding copper ion transmembrane transporter (embryo defective 1513 (emb1513); BEST Arabidopsis thaliana protein match is: DEA(D/H)-box RNA helicase family protein (TAIR:AT2G07750.1); Has 60 Blast hits to 60 proteins in 10 species: Archae - 0; Bacteria - 0; Metazoa - 0; Fungi - 0; Plants - 60; Viruses - 0; Other Eukaryotes - 0 (source: NCBI BLink).) yields the protein MAATMIGINLSCFKSTSFFSPDLNSLQSKLSLLSLKPSPTQPRKSTVIRMGGGPRTFPGGVSKWQWKRMQAKKQKQLLKARLCRERQIYEMRKRAELKAAVAELERPWEPIHKPPNLFSVCADEQVKVLADRFQKPGGFDLWTDRDGPQLFESVDDLPSARFFPKGVVHSVKPYGRLSSSSVVDDGDESEVKDEEIGKKLRGRRVRKRGDDGGKRRTENRGNGGRLRNGGSSSSQVYDMTLQNDGRYEIGS